The following are from one region of the Salvia hispanica cultivar TCC Black 2014 chromosome 1, UniMelb_Shisp_WGS_1.0, whole genome shotgun sequence genome:
- the LOC125201635 gene encoding bet1-like SNARE 1-2, producing the protein MSYRRDHKGSRSALFDNMDTLEAGGLRASSSYSSGLDDHNNEQTMDSLHDRVSFLKRLTGDIHEEVETHNRMLDKMGNAMDASRGIMSGTMDRFKMVFEKKSNKRICKLAGYFVISFFVLYYGIRILLYYLYG; encoded by the exons GGATCACAAAGGCTCGAGGTCTGCCCTTTTTGATAACATGGACACCCTTGAAGCGGGTGGACTCAGGGCCTCTTCATCATATTCAAGTGGCTTGGATGATCACAACAATGAGCAAACTATGGATAGTTTGCATGACAGAGTTAGCTTTTTAAAACGT TTGACCGGGGACATACATGAGGAGGTGGAGACTCACAACCGTATGCTAGATAAAATG gGCAATGCGATGGATGCATCAAGAGGAATTATGTCAGGAACAATGGATCGTTTTAAAATG GTGTttgaaaagaaatcaaataagagAATCTGCAAACTTGCAGgatattttgtgatttctttcttTGTGCTGTATTATGGGATTAG GATTCTCTTGTATTACCTGTATGGTTAG